From Camelus dromedarius isolate mCamDro1 chromosome X, mCamDro1.pat, whole genome shotgun sequence, one genomic window encodes:
- the FRMPD3 gene encoding FERM and PDZ domain-containing protein 3 isoform X4: protein MDPKPEMLLGLAALHIYITVSATRPSQKISLKNVEKEWGLEPFLPPSLLQGIKEKTLRKSLSQQLKAHQMHPSSGTKGSAIQAKLQYLRILNELPTFTGVLFNTVGLDEKQSATTLLVGPRHGISHVIDLKTNLTTVLSEFSKISKIQLFRENQGVARVETSIMDAKPLVLLMEWPEATNFACLIAGYCRLLLDSRKMIFSRPASQPLPPPMIKADYMHSAHRPVTGGHLGKKESSYVGGVGTSPRKSSRCTPPPADSELVSFCYLHMREQRKEQESRTDVNENLIFFEETRPRTKSDPTSKSSGQGYDVIPDDFDAASLDHEPCASRARSYTLDNSLGAEALNFYCDSCKAKLQEQRGPRKSGRPGSSRDNMVDLMSLPPPGSEEEEEEEDESTSLLPAIAAPPPGFRDNSSDEDDPKRRAVQSQEQGRHLRGLLYDEIPVTLIDSVQTRTVRDHAQELDDALVSTLQALEALAASEDGPHPPPPQTAGLIVLATITPESSLDSGHETNSSELTDMSEMMSAMKQHQNTTYFLAQHLNKDSLLARKDLPFRIQSCAAQAVLTAPYSLGRPDPNSSLQPAVTSQSPGPSGARRKLPSTEAQAQRERTYALTVHPALSPQLSEQKNLSLLSPVPEDKGPGHTRAGLEMSLRAATPSLSEEQVSELRESLPKEVRLSPKLILDPKGSVTPAIISAALQQVVHTKSLPAPGGALGNPPSSGERRLEASVGRPEVSMLGGSANKNLKFKMSPGALETSRNSQQQLSPEVSSSSRAPTGSRADSLHLSSQEDRLPVQSIPPKSYLSHTSRESVDKQASGEMAGKGGPEGAKPSLHKPGTISGQGEKGQLESTPQSSKLEETSLVPRAGYPMILQSPSCQPRGPSPSGQSRGHSPSCQPRGQSPLRPQATSRQVSTMPSRKVETTLDGAHLASEGPTKPKSSRGPFRLRNLFSATFPTRQKKETDERQAQLQKVKQYELEFLEELLKPPSQGELPGTEYLQPPAPGRCSCQLRSSPVQQGPGMSREQRRSCDCKRMCRGGRPQAPQTPVPSLRGRERDRIPPTQKQPETCPGLSLGSPTSVQRIRSTSLESRECRSDPESGVSCLTTCASGGECLGAPNYRKLMRRYSISELDQGDRASLTSDVYPHPPLGMLPREAKEVEAGLPLGVGPKSKSLESPTLGDPSYVHVAPETKGPRQMAVFSLPEEVYRKPAELDEDSESGKCCSIRYCFYYRKCDMADDASDGKDELSYSIPMKILPGMKLDEQVVPVVSRTLQVLDAATCSSSSPGASRTQEIDLRVSTFEGSLAKINALRAHAYGLPDGFLAARLDTNELLTVLRQCVASPEARAPKPYVSQISEYKLELALKFKELRASCRRVANVDKSPTHMLAAITGSFQVLSSLIETFVRLVFIVRSEAQRQELLAKVEEVVRNYTFLLRAAEESTARNLNQQQQQQQQQQQQQQAAAAVGAAAGHPPGSPTSATVMSTFTRSLKTLIK from the exons ATGGACCCCAAGCCGGAGATGCTTTTGGGCCTTGCTGCCCTCCACATCTATATCACTGTCTCAGCTACCCGACCTAGTCAGAAGATCTCTCTCAAGAATGTGGA gAAGGAGTGGGGCCTGGAACCTTTTCTTCCCCCCTCACTCCTACAGGGCATCAAAGAGAAGACCCTCCGGAAATCTCTCTCTCAGCAACTGAAGGCCCACCAAATGCATCCTTCCAGCGGCACCAAG GGCTCTGCAATTCAGGCCAAACTCCAGTATCTTCGAATTCTGAATGAACTTCCGACCTTCACGGGCGTTTTGTTCAACACTGTGGGCCTG GATGAGAAGCAGTCAGCCACCACCCTCCTGGTGGGACCTCGTCACGGCATCAGCCATGTTATTGACCTCAAAACCAACCTCACCACTGTGCTGTCCGAGTTCAGCAAGATCAGCAAGATCCAGCTGTTCCGGGAGAACCAGGGCGTGGCCCGGGTGGAGACCAGCATCATGGATGCCAAG cctctggtGCTGTTGATGGAGTGGCCCGAAGCCACCAACTTTGCCTGCCTGATTGCAGGGTACTGCCGCCTCCTGCTGGATTCCAGGAAGATGATCTTCTCCAGGCCTGCCAGCCAGCCTCTTCCACCTCCAATGATCAAGGCAG ATTACATGCACAGCGCCCACCGCCCTGTCACTGGGGGCCACCTGGGGAAAAAGGAGAGTAGTTATGTGGGCGGCGTGGGCACCAGCCCCAGGAAGTCGAGCCGCTGCACGCCTCCGCCTGCCGACTCTGAGCTTGTCAGCTTTTGCTACCTCCACATGCGGGAACAAAGGAAGGAGCAGGAAAGCCGGACAGATGTCAACGAGAACTTAATATTCTTTGAGGAGACCAGGCCCCGGACCAAGTCTGACCCCACATCCAAAAGCTCTGGCCAAGGTTACGATGTGATTCCCGATGACTTTGATGCAGCTAGCCTAGACCACGAGCCTTGCGCCAGCAGGGCCCGGTCCTACACCTTGGACAATTCTCTTGGGGCTGAAGCCCTGAATTTCTACTGTGACTCTTGCAAAGCCAAACTCCAGGAGCAGCGGGGCCCTCGCAAAAGTGGGAGGCCCGGCTCCTCTCGGGACAATATGGTAGACTTGatgtccctcccaccccctggcagtgaggaggaggaagaggaggaagatgagagCACTTCGCTGTTGCCTGCCATTGCTGCCCCACCTCCTGGTTTCCGAGACAACAGTTCTGATGAGGATGACCCCAAGCGCCGGGCCGTCCAGAGCCAGGAGCAAGGACGCCACCTGCGTGGGCTTCTGTACGATGAGATTCCAGTGACATTGATTGACAGCGTGCAGACCCGGACAGTCCGAGATCATGCCCAGGAGCTAGATGATGCCCTGGTGTCCACTCTGCAGGCTCTGGAAGCCCTGGCAGCCTCAGAGGATGGaccacatcccccacccccacagactGCAG GTCTGATTGTGCTGGCCACAATCACCCCCGAATCGTCGCTGGACTCGGGCCATGAAACCAACTCTTCGGAGCTCACGGACATGTCGGAGATGATGTCGGCCATGAAGCAGCACCAGAACACCACTTACTTCCTGGCCCAGCACCTCAATAAGGACAGCCTCCTGGCCCGCAAGGACCTACCCTTCCGGATCCAGAGCTGCGCAGCCCAGGCTGTTCTCACGGCCCCTTACTCTCTCGGGCGCCCGGATCCCAACTCGTCCCTCCAGCCAGCCGTCACAAGCCAGAGTCCTGGCCCCTCTGGCGCTCGGAGGAAGCTGCCCTCTACAGAGGCCCAGGCACAGCGCGAGCGAACATACGCCCTGACAGTGCACCCAGCCCTGTCCCCGCAGCTAAGTGAGCAGAAGAATCTGAGCCTGCTGTCCCCAGTTCCTGAGGACAAAGGGCCTGGCCACACCAGGGCAGGCCTAGAGATGTCACTGAGGGCAGCCACACCGTCCCTCAGTGAAGAACAAGTCTCTGAGCTACGGGAGAGCCTGCCCAAGGAGGTCAGGTTGAGCCCGAAGCTCATCCTGGACCCAAAGGGCAGCGTGACTCCAGCCATCATCTCGGCTGCCCTCCAGCAGGTGGTTCACACTAAGAGTCTACCTGCCCCTGGCGGGGCCTTGGGGAACCCTCCCAGCAGTGGGGAGAGAAGGCTGGAGGCCAGCGTAGGGAGGCCAGAAGTCAGCATGCTGGGCGGCAGTGCCAATAAGAATCTTAAGTTCAAAATGAGCCCTGGTGCTCTGGAGACCTCACGAAATTCCCAGCAGCAGCTGAGCCCAGAGGTCTCATCCAGCTCCAGAGCACCCACAGGCAGCCGAGCTGATAGTCTGCACCTCTCCTCCCAAGAGGACAGGCTGCCTGTTCAAAGCATCCCTCCCAAAAGCTATCTCTCGCACACGAGTCGAGAGTCAGTGGACAAGCAAGCGAGCGGGGAGATGGCAGGCAAGGGTGGGCCCGAGGGTGCTAAGCCTTCCCTGCACAAGCCGGGCACCATCTCCGGCCAGGGGGAGAAGGGACAGCTGGAGAGCACACCCCAAAGCAGCAAGCTTGAAGAGACCAGTCTGGTCCCCCGAGCTGGCTACCCCATGATTCTGCAgagccccagctgccagccccgtggccccagccccagcggCCAGTCCCGAGGCCacagccccagctgccagcctcGTGGCCAGAGCCCACTGAGGCCTCAGGCCACCAGCCGGCAGGTGAGCACCATGCCCTCCAGGAAGGTTGAAACGACCCTGGATGGAGCCCACTTGGCCTCTGAAGGCCCCACCAAGCCCAAATCATCCCGAGGCCCTTTCCGGCTCCGCAATTTATTCTCTGCCACCTTCCCAACCCGCCAGAAGAAGGAGACCGATGAGCGGCAGGCCCAGCTGCAGAAGGTCAAGCAGTATGAGCTAGAGTTCCTCGAGGAACTTCTCAAGCCACCAAGCCAGGGGGAGCTGCCGGGCACTGAGTACCTGCAACCCCCAGCGCCAGGCCGCTGCAGCTGCCAGCTCCGCAGCAGCCCCGTGCAGCAGGGGCCTGGCATGTCCCGAGAGCAGAGGCGCAGCTGCGATTGCAAGCGCATGTGCCGCGGAGGCCGACCTCAGGCCCCCCAGACGCCGGTGCCCAGCCTCCggggaagggaaagggacagAATCCCCCCTACCCAGAAGCAGCCTGAGACCTGCCCGGGATTGAGCCTCGGCAGCCCCACCAGTGTCCAGCGCATCCGCTCCACCAGCCTGGAATCCCGAGAGTGCCGATCAGACCCTGAGAGCGGCGTTTCGTGCCTGACCACGTGTGCCTCCGGGGGCGAATGTCTAGGGGCTCCCAACTACAGGAAACTGATGCGTCGCTACAGCATCAGTGAGCTGGACCAGGGCGACAGGGCCTCGTTGACCTCGGATGTCTACCCGCACCCACCCCTGGGTATGCTGCCCAGGGAGGCCAAGGAGGTAGAGGCAGGCCTCCCCCTAGGCGTGGGTCCCAAAAGCAAATCGCTGGAGTCCCCGACCCTGGGAGACCCGTCCTACGTCCACGTTGCCCCTGAGACCAAAGGCCCCAGACAGATGGCCGTGTTCTCACTGCCAGAGGAGGTGTACCGCAAGCCCGCAGAGCTGGACGAGGACAGTGAGAGTGGCAAGTGCTGCTCCATCCGCTACTGCTTCTACTACCGCAAGTGCGACATGGCAGATGACGCCAGTGACGGCAAGGATGAGCTCTCCTACTCCATCCCCATGAAGATCCTGCCCGGCATGAAGCTGGACGAGCAGGTGGTGCCCGTTgtgagcaggaccctgcaggtGCTGGATGCCGCCACCTGCAGCAGCAGTAGCCCTGGGGCCTCCCGCACCCAGGAGATTGACCTGCGGGTGTCTACCTTTGAGGGGAGCCTGGCCAAGATCAATGCCCTGCGGGCCCACGCCTATGGCCTGCCTGATGGCTTCCTGGCTGCCCGGCTGGACACCAACGAGCTGCTGACAGTCCTGCGGCAGTGCGTGGCCAGCCCTGAGGCCCGCGCCCCCAAGCCCTACGTCTCCCAGATCTCCGAGTACAAACTCGAGCTGGCTCTCAAGTTCAAGGAGCTCCGGGCCTCCTGCCGTCGAGTGGCCAATGTGGACAAGAGCCCAACTCACATGCTGGCAGCCATCACGGGCAGCTTCCAGGTGCTGAGCAGCCTCATTGAGACCTTCGTGCGGCTGGTGTTCATCGTGCGCTCCGAGGCCCAGCGCCAAGAGCTGCTGGCCAAGGTGGAAGAGGTGGTGAGGAACTACACCTTCCTGCTGCGCGCAGCTGAGGAGTCCACCGCCCGGAACCTtaaccagcagcagcagcagcagcagcagcagcagcagcaacagcaggcGGCAGCTGCTGTGGGGGCAGCTGCAGGGCACCCACCAGGCTCCCCGACTTCAGCGACTGTTATGAGCACATTCACCCGCTCCTTAAAAACCCTTATTAAGTAG
- the FRMPD3 gene encoding FERM and PDZ domain-containing protein 3 isoform X5, whose protein sequence is MMKKEALLLIPNVLKVFLENGQIKSFTFDGRTTVKDVMVTLQDRLSLRYIEHFALVLEYAGPEQNHKFLLLQDKQPLAYVVQRTHYHGMKCLFRISFFPKDPVELLRRDPAAFEYLYIQSRNDVIRERFGMDPKPEMLLGLAALHIYITVSATRPSQKISLKNVEKEWGLEPFLPPSLLQGIKEKTLRKSLSQQLKAHQMHPSSGTKGSAIQAKLQYLRILNELPTFTGVLFNTVGLDEKQSATTLLVGPRHGISHVIDLKTNLTTVLSEFSKISKIQLFRENQGVARVETSIMDAKPLVLLMEWPEATNFACLIAGYCRLLLDSRKMIFSRPASQPLPPPMIKADYMHSAHRPVTGGHLGKKESSYVGGVGTSPRKSSRCTPPPADSELVSFCYLHMREQRKEQESRTDVNENLIFFEETRPRTKSDPTSKSSGQGYDVIPDDFDAASLDHEPCASRARSYTLDNSLGAEALNFYCDSCKAKLQEQRGPRKSGRPGSSRDNMVDLMSLPPPGSEEEEEEEDESTSLLPAIAAPPPGFRDNSSDEDDPKRRAVQSQEQGRHLRGLLYDEIPVTLIDSVQTRTVRDHAQELDDALVSTLQALEALAASEDGPHPPPPQTAGLIVLATITPESSLDSGHETNSSELTDMSEMMSAMKQHQNTTYFLAQHLNKDSLLARKDLPFRIQSCAAQAVLTAPYSLGRPDPNSSLQPAVTSQSPGPSGARRKLPSTEAQAQRERTYALTVHPALSPQLSEQKNLSLLSPVPEDKGPGHTRAGLEMSLRAATPSLSEEQVSELRESLPKEVRLSPKLILDPKGSVTPAIISAALQQVVHTKSLPAPGGALGNPPSSGERRLEASVGRPEVSMLGGSANKNLKFKMSPGALETSRNSQQQLSPEVSSSSRAPTGSRADSLHLSSQEDRLPVQSIPPKSYLSHTSRESVDKQASGEMAGKGGPEGAKPSLHKPGTISGQGEKGQLESTPQSSKLEETSLVPRAGYPMILQSPSCQPRGPSPSGQSRGHSPSCQPRGQSPLRPQATSRQVSTMPSRKVETTLDGAHLASEGPTKPKSSRGPFRLRNLFSATFPTRQKKETDERQAQLQKVKQYELEFLEELLKPPSQGELPGTEYLQPPAPGRCSCQLRSSPVQQGPGMSREQRRSCDCKRMCRGGRPQAPQTPVPSLRGRERDRIPPTQKQPETCPGLSLGSPTSVQRIRSTSLESRECRSDPESGVSCLTTCASGGECLGAPNYRKLMRRYSISELDQGDRASLTSDVYPHPPLGMLPREAKEVEAGLPLGVGPKSKSLESPTLGDPSYVHVAPETKGPRQMAVFSLPEEVYRKPAELDEDSESGKCCSIRYCFYYRKCDMADDASDGKDELSYSIPMKILPGMKLDEQVVPVVSRTLQVLDAATCSSSSPGASRTQEIDLRVSTFEGSLAKINALRAHAYGLPDGFLAARLDTNELLTVLRQCVASPEARAPKPYVSQISEYKLELALKFKELRASCRRVANVDKSPTHMLAAITGSFQVLSSLIETFVRLVFIVRSEAQRQELLAKVEEVVRNYTFLLRAAEESTARNLNQQQQQQQQQQQQQQAAAAVGAAAGHPPGSPTSATVMSTFTRSLKTLIK, encoded by the exons AGTCGGAACGATGTCATCCGAGAACGCTTTGGAATGGACCCCAAGCCGGAGATGCTTTTGGGCCTTGCTGCCCTCCACATCTATATCACTGTCTCAGCTACCCGACCTAGTCAGAAGATCTCTCTCAAGAATGTGGA gAAGGAGTGGGGCCTGGAACCTTTTCTTCCCCCCTCACTCCTACAGGGCATCAAAGAGAAGACCCTCCGGAAATCTCTCTCTCAGCAACTGAAGGCCCACCAAATGCATCCTTCCAGCGGCACCAAG GGCTCTGCAATTCAGGCCAAACTCCAGTATCTTCGAATTCTGAATGAACTTCCGACCTTCACGGGCGTTTTGTTCAACACTGTGGGCCTG GATGAGAAGCAGTCAGCCACCACCCTCCTGGTGGGACCTCGTCACGGCATCAGCCATGTTATTGACCTCAAAACCAACCTCACCACTGTGCTGTCCGAGTTCAGCAAGATCAGCAAGATCCAGCTGTTCCGGGAGAACCAGGGCGTGGCCCGGGTGGAGACCAGCATCATGGATGCCAAG cctctggtGCTGTTGATGGAGTGGCCCGAAGCCACCAACTTTGCCTGCCTGATTGCAGGGTACTGCCGCCTCCTGCTGGATTCCAGGAAGATGATCTTCTCCAGGCCTGCCAGCCAGCCTCTTCCACCTCCAATGATCAAGGCAG ATTACATGCACAGCGCCCACCGCCCTGTCACTGGGGGCCACCTGGGGAAAAAGGAGAGTAGTTATGTGGGCGGCGTGGGCACCAGCCCCAGGAAGTCGAGCCGCTGCACGCCTCCGCCTGCCGACTCTGAGCTTGTCAGCTTTTGCTACCTCCACATGCGGGAACAAAGGAAGGAGCAGGAAAGCCGGACAGATGTCAACGAGAACTTAATATTCTTTGAGGAGACCAGGCCCCGGACCAAGTCTGACCCCACATCCAAAAGCTCTGGCCAAGGTTACGATGTGATTCCCGATGACTTTGATGCAGCTAGCCTAGACCACGAGCCTTGCGCCAGCAGGGCCCGGTCCTACACCTTGGACAATTCTCTTGGGGCTGAAGCCCTGAATTTCTACTGTGACTCTTGCAAAGCCAAACTCCAGGAGCAGCGGGGCCCTCGCAAAAGTGGGAGGCCCGGCTCCTCTCGGGACAATATGGTAGACTTGatgtccctcccaccccctggcagtgaggaggaggaagaggaggaagatgagagCACTTCGCTGTTGCCTGCCATTGCTGCCCCACCTCCTGGTTTCCGAGACAACAGTTCTGATGAGGATGACCCCAAGCGCCGGGCCGTCCAGAGCCAGGAGCAAGGACGCCACCTGCGTGGGCTTCTGTACGATGAGATTCCAGTGACATTGATTGACAGCGTGCAGACCCGGACAGTCCGAGATCATGCCCAGGAGCTAGATGATGCCCTGGTGTCCACTCTGCAGGCTCTGGAAGCCCTGGCAGCCTCAGAGGATGGaccacatcccccacccccacagactGCAG GTCTGATTGTGCTGGCCACAATCACCCCCGAATCGTCGCTGGACTCGGGCCATGAAACCAACTCTTCGGAGCTCACGGACATGTCGGAGATGATGTCGGCCATGAAGCAGCACCAGAACACCACTTACTTCCTGGCCCAGCACCTCAATAAGGACAGCCTCCTGGCCCGCAAGGACCTACCCTTCCGGATCCAGAGCTGCGCAGCCCAGGCTGTTCTCACGGCCCCTTACTCTCTCGGGCGCCCGGATCCCAACTCGTCCCTCCAGCCAGCCGTCACAAGCCAGAGTCCTGGCCCCTCTGGCGCTCGGAGGAAGCTGCCCTCTACAGAGGCCCAGGCACAGCGCGAGCGAACATACGCCCTGACAGTGCACCCAGCCCTGTCCCCGCAGCTAAGTGAGCAGAAGAATCTGAGCCTGCTGTCCCCAGTTCCTGAGGACAAAGGGCCTGGCCACACCAGGGCAGGCCTAGAGATGTCACTGAGGGCAGCCACACCGTCCCTCAGTGAAGAACAAGTCTCTGAGCTACGGGAGAGCCTGCCCAAGGAGGTCAGGTTGAGCCCGAAGCTCATCCTGGACCCAAAGGGCAGCGTGACTCCAGCCATCATCTCGGCTGCCCTCCAGCAGGTGGTTCACACTAAGAGTCTACCTGCCCCTGGCGGGGCCTTGGGGAACCCTCCCAGCAGTGGGGAGAGAAGGCTGGAGGCCAGCGTAGGGAGGCCAGAAGTCAGCATGCTGGGCGGCAGTGCCAATAAGAATCTTAAGTTCAAAATGAGCCCTGGTGCTCTGGAGACCTCACGAAATTCCCAGCAGCAGCTGAGCCCAGAGGTCTCATCCAGCTCCAGAGCACCCACAGGCAGCCGAGCTGATAGTCTGCACCTCTCCTCCCAAGAGGACAGGCTGCCTGTTCAAAGCATCCCTCCCAAAAGCTATCTCTCGCACACGAGTCGAGAGTCAGTGGACAAGCAAGCGAGCGGGGAGATGGCAGGCAAGGGTGGGCCCGAGGGTGCTAAGCCTTCCCTGCACAAGCCGGGCACCATCTCCGGCCAGGGGGAGAAGGGACAGCTGGAGAGCACACCCCAAAGCAGCAAGCTTGAAGAGACCAGTCTGGTCCCCCGAGCTGGCTACCCCATGATTCTGCAgagccccagctgccagccccgtggccccagccccagcggCCAGTCCCGAGGCCacagccccagctgccagcctcGTGGCCAGAGCCCACTGAGGCCTCAGGCCACCAGCCGGCAGGTGAGCACCATGCCCTCCAGGAAGGTTGAAACGACCCTGGATGGAGCCCACTTGGCCTCTGAAGGCCCCACCAAGCCCAAATCATCCCGAGGCCCTTTCCGGCTCCGCAATTTATTCTCTGCCACCTTCCCAACCCGCCAGAAGAAGGAGACCGATGAGCGGCAGGCCCAGCTGCAGAAGGTCAAGCAGTATGAGCTAGAGTTCCTCGAGGAACTTCTCAAGCCACCAAGCCAGGGGGAGCTGCCGGGCACTGAGTACCTGCAACCCCCAGCGCCAGGCCGCTGCAGCTGCCAGCTCCGCAGCAGCCCCGTGCAGCAGGGGCCTGGCATGTCCCGAGAGCAGAGGCGCAGCTGCGATTGCAAGCGCATGTGCCGCGGAGGCCGACCTCAGGCCCCCCAGACGCCGGTGCCCAGCCTCCggggaagggaaagggacagAATCCCCCCTACCCAGAAGCAGCCTGAGACCTGCCCGGGATTGAGCCTCGGCAGCCCCACCAGTGTCCAGCGCATCCGCTCCACCAGCCTGGAATCCCGAGAGTGCCGATCAGACCCTGAGAGCGGCGTTTCGTGCCTGACCACGTGTGCCTCCGGGGGCGAATGTCTAGGGGCTCCCAACTACAGGAAACTGATGCGTCGCTACAGCATCAGTGAGCTGGACCAGGGCGACAGGGCCTCGTTGACCTCGGATGTCTACCCGCACCCACCCCTGGGTATGCTGCCCAGGGAGGCCAAGGAGGTAGAGGCAGGCCTCCCCCTAGGCGTGGGTCCCAAAAGCAAATCGCTGGAGTCCCCGACCCTGGGAGACCCGTCCTACGTCCACGTTGCCCCTGAGACCAAAGGCCCCAGACAGATGGCCGTGTTCTCACTGCCAGAGGAGGTGTACCGCAAGCCCGCAGAGCTGGACGAGGACAGTGAGAGTGGCAAGTGCTGCTCCATCCGCTACTGCTTCTACTACCGCAAGTGCGACATGGCAGATGACGCCAGTGACGGCAAGGATGAGCTCTCCTACTCCATCCCCATGAAGATCCTGCCCGGCATGAAGCTGGACGAGCAGGTGGTGCCCGTTgtgagcaggaccctgcaggtGCTGGATGCCGCCACCTGCAGCAGCAGTAGCCCTGGGGCCTCCCGCACCCAGGAGATTGACCTGCGGGTGTCTACCTTTGAGGGGAGCCTGGCCAAGATCAATGCCCTGCGGGCCCACGCCTATGGCCTGCCTGATGGCTTCCTGGCTGCCCGGCTGGACACCAACGAGCTGCTGACAGTCCTGCGGCAGTGCGTGGCCAGCCCTGAGGCCCGCGCCCCCAAGCCCTACGTCTCCCAGATCTCCGAGTACAAACTCGAGCTGGCTCTCAAGTTCAAGGAGCTCCGGGCCTCCTGCCGTCGAGTGGCCAATGTGGACAAGAGCCCAACTCACATGCTGGCAGCCATCACGGGCAGCTTCCAGGTGCTGAGCAGCCTCATTGAGACCTTCGTGCGGCTGGTGTTCATCGTGCGCTCCGAGGCCCAGCGCCAAGAGCTGCTGGCCAAGGTGGAAGAGGTGGTGAGGAACTACACCTTCCTGCTGCGCGCAGCTGAGGAGTCCACCGCCCGGAACCTtaaccagcagcagcagcagcagcagcagcagcagcagcaacagcaggcGGCAGCTGCTGTGGGGGCAGCTGCAGGGCACCCACCAGGCTCCCCGACTTCAGCGACTGTTATGAGCACATTCACCCGCTCCTTAAAAACCCTTATTAAGTAG